Proteins encoded by one window of Haematobia irritans isolate KBUSLIRL chromosome 2, ASM5000362v1, whole genome shotgun sequence:
- the LOC142225085 gene encoding uncharacterized protein LOC142225085: MPDNNTSSSSSAVNNSNHEGSDFSQCFKKVDLIGKQLDKINKRLTNEELQSLDEADLSVRLDYIESLNASFEGSISTLEEAHGDNLDESIRSNFMSSYFEVKAKLKRKIDGSNHARICPQSSTFRQFSMEEPRTIRKTRLPELKIPAFNGSYTDWPNFFSMFTTVIDNDLDLTNIEKFQHLRSLLVGAALDTISSLEPIDSNYNKALELLKNRFDNKLLLFQSHIKDIFGLKIADKGSAVSLRQLSDKLNAHVRALETVCTKEQLADGLLINIVVSKLDHQTQTKWEEGLQNDKLPTWNSMASFLERRSRMLENLESSMKSTASNQHSNKKPPMHGRNVLIASGSKSVFCTYCETDDHYISSCSRFTNLHPTLRFKEVKRLNLCLNCLRKGHRLQKCKFGPCRTCHMKHHSLLHIENNLGSQTTTSQIDNMPPQQPTTSQLSPPLSQPNQVTSQSSLVSLNPSPSNIEFNDGSNILLATAIVLVKNKYGNFVPCRAILDSASQLNFMTTRFVNQAQLNMKNANIAISGIGEGNITADKTTEVLIKSCHSDYCVSFVSVIIPSITEYQPNRDIDVSTFEIPNNIKLADANFYERGRIDLLIGAGLFFDLMSVGQIRCKNKSTIFQKTRLGWVVSGGCVSKSNGCSLAASSKGLSKSETQSLAHIMKSFWEVEQNYGNNSHPNSDDAYCEQHFIKNTIRLPSGEYSVSLPRKLNFNELGDSYSCALRRFLNLERKLNKLPAVKKKYVDFMSEYAELKHMTLVTDIPKHIKTCFLPHHCVHKEESTSTKLRVVFDGSAKTTTGLSLNDTLHSGPTIQAKLFDTLLRFRFFKIALCGDICKMYRCIRINSPDDYLQCTLWRNSSDEEIKIYKLNTVTYGTKPAAFLAIRAMHQLSYDERESYPIGATVVTRDFYVDDLISGGDSIDEVVKIRREVTALLKRGNLQIRKWISNDETVLQDVCQSDRETFLQFHDGTDVTKTLGLVWDPKLDKFLFSLSHVMESKNISKRTVLSSIARLYDPLGLIGPIRRYKYMLFETLVSLLMEVAPLKVLTVPKLELSAALLLAEILDEVSGVIGNKYECHCWSDSMVVLSWLRDESSNYNVFVSNRVSRIQTLTQTMSWHHVPTAQNPADILSRGSSPEELVNCELWKNGPAFLNKSVEHWPKITNFISDLPERRRAALISSTMRDFAMTFNFAAEYKALKSNKNVPPSSKLYSLAPFMDSDGLIRVGGRLQNSYLNFDAQHPIIVPKQHPLTASMVMYYHEKLLHAGPQCLLANIRQQYWPLGGRKTISIIAKHVMGSLPHDRVQPSRAFFVTGIDFCGPFYYKSGIRNRSPLKCYICIFICFSTKATHMEVVADLSTSSFLASLRRFISIRGKPKTIWSDNATNFVGAKNELKELRQLFFEQNNIKEIEKQCLADEINWKFIPPRSPHFGGLWEAAVKSAKYHFYRTVGQTVLTFDELRTLACEICAVLNSRPLCQISEDPNDLEVLTPGHFLVGAPLITFSEPDVTDLNVCRLTRWQRVCYMQQIFWKKWSSSYLALLQERTKWISNQKNISIGNMVLIKEDNLPPLKWLLGRVVDVVSGGDGVVRVALIKTLNGIIRRSVTKLALLPIDDNFVAMHSIPTGGGCSGQPIVQADETQ, from the exons atgcctGATAACaacacatcatcatcatcatcagcagtgAATAATTCCAACCATGAGGGCTCCGATTTTTCGCAATGTTTCAAAAAGGTTGACTTGATTGGTAAGCAACTGGATAAAATTAACAAGCGTTTAACCAACGAGGAACTACAATCTTTGGATGAAGCCGATCTCTCCGTTCGCCTTGACTACATCGAAAGTTTAAACGCCAGTTTCGAAGGCTCCATATCAACCTTGGAAGAAGCTCATGGTGACAACTTAGATGAAAGTATCCGATCAAATTTTATGTCGTCATATTTTGAGGTAAAGGCTAAgttaaagcgaaaaattgatgGCAGTAACCATGCTCGAATTTGTCCCCAATCATCGACGTTTCGTCAGTTTTCTATGGAAGAACCCAGAACCATACGTAAAACTAGATTACCAGAATTGAAAATTCCCGCTTTTAATGGTTCGTATACGGattggccaaattttttctccatGTTTACCACTGTCATTGATAACGATCTGGACCTGACCAATATAGAGAAGTTTCAACATTTACGTTCACTATTAGTAGGAGCTGCGTTGGATACCATATCGTCTCTAGAGCCGATTGATTCTAATTACAATAAGGCCCTTGAATTACTAAAAAATCGCTTTGATAATAAGTTGCTTCTTTTTCAGAGTCATATTAAGGATATTTTTGGTCTCAAGATAGCTGATAAAGGGTCTGCAGTAAGTCTTCGCCAGCTGAGCGATAAACTTAATGCTCATGTTCGAGCTCTTGAAACCGTATGCACTAAGGAGCAATTGGCTGATGGCTTGCTTATAAATATTGTCGTATCAAAACTTGATCATCAAACGCAGACTAAATGGGAGGAAGGGTTACAAAACGACAAATTACCCACTTGGAACTCTATGGCTTCTTTTCTAGAGCGAAGATCTCGAATGCTTGAGAATCTCGAAAGTTCCATGAAATCTACAGCATCAAATCAGCATTCGAATAAGAAACCTCCCATGCATGGTAGAAATGTTTTAATAGCTTCTGGCTCTAAATCGGTTTTTTGTACATATTGTGAAACTGATGATCATTATATTTCAAGTTGTTCAAGATTTACAAATCTACACCCAACATTACGCTTCAAAGAAGTCAAAAGGTTGAACTTGTGCCTTAATTGTTTGAGAAAAGGCCACAGGCTACAGAAATGCAAATTCGGACCATGTCGTACATGCCACATGAAACACCACTCATTACTCCATATCGAAAATAATTTGGGCTCCCAAACTACCACCAGCCAAATAGACAACATGCCACCCCAACAGCCAACAACCTCACAATTATCACCACCTCTCTCGCAACCAAATCAAGTGACGTCTCAATCTTCTCTCGTTTCGTTGAATCCATCACCTTCAAATATAGAATTTAATGATGGTTCAAATATTCTATTGGCCACAGCTatcgttttggtgaaaaacaaaTATGGCAATTTTGTACCTTGCCGTGCTATTTTAGATTCAGCTTCACAACTCAATTTTATGACAACACGCTTTGTGAATCAAGCACAGctaaatatgaaaaatgcaAACATCGCAATATCAGGTATTGGTGAAGGCAATATCACAGCCGACAAGACCAcagaagttttgataaaatcttgtcaCAGTGATTACTGTGTCTCTTTTGTTTCTGTCATCATACCTTCTATAACAGAGTATCAACCAAATCGAGATATCGATGTAAGTACATTTGAGATCCCTAATAATATCAAGTTAGCGGACgcaaatttttatgaaaggGGCCGAATAGACCTTCTTATTGGTGCTGGTCTATTTTTTGACCTCATGAGTGTGGGTCAAATTCGTTGCAAAAATAAATCGACAATCTTTCAAAAAACTCGTCTAGGATGGGTTGTATCTGGTGGATGCGTATCTAAATCAAACGGATGTTCACTGGCCGCATCGTCAAAGGGCCTTTCGAAAAGCGAAACCCAATCATTGGCTCATATTATGAAAAGTTTCTGGGAAGTTGAGCAAAATTATGGAAACAATTCACATCCCAATTCGGACGATGCATATTGtgaacaacattttattaaaaatacaattcgATTGCCCTCTGGAGAATACTCTGTTTCGTTGCCGAGAAAATTAAACTTCAATGAGCTAGGTGATTCATACTCTTGTGCTCTCCGTCGTTTTTTAAATCTTGAGAGAAAGCTAAACAAGTTGCCAGCTGTAAAGAAGAAATACGTTGACTTTATGAGTGAGTATGCCGAACTTAAACATATGACTCTCGTTACAGATATCCCAAAGCATATCAAAACCTGTTTTCTCCCTCATCACTGTGTCCACAAAGAAGAGAGTACTAGCACTAAACTCAGAGTGGTATTTGACGGGTCTGCAAAAACCACAACAGGCCTCTCTCTAAACGACACGTTACATTCGGGCCCTACCATTCAAGCCAAATTGTTTGATACATTATtacgatttcgattttttaaaattgcattatgTGGTGACATTTGCAAAATGTATCGCTGTATTCGCATTAACTCGCCTGACGACTATCTTCAGTGTACATTATGGAGGAATAGTTCTGatgaagaaatcaaaatttataaacTAAATACAGTGACTTATGGCACCAAACCAGCCGCTTTTCTAGCCATTCGGGCAATGCACCAATTATCGTATGACGAAAGAGAATCGTATCCTATTGGTGCCACTGTGGTCACTAGGGATTTCTATGTCGATGATTTAATTTCTGGAGGTGATTCTATTGATGAAGTGGTCAAAATTAGAAGAGAAGTCACTGCTCTCTTGAAACGTGGGAACTTACAAATACGTAAGTGGATTTCCAATGATGAAACGGTTTTGCAAGACGTTTGCCAAAGTGATCgagaaacatttttgcaattccaCGATGGCACAGATGTAACTAAGACGCTTGGTCTCGTATGGGATCCAAaattggacaaatttcttttttccCTTTCGCATGTTATGGAATCAAAGAATATCTCCAAACGTACTGTCTTGTCATCAATAGCCCGCTTGTATGATCCTCTAGGCCTTATTGGGCCT ATTCGACGGTACAAATACATGCTTTTTGAGACGCTAGTCTCTCTGCTTATGGA AGTGGCTCCGTTAAAGGTTTTAACAGTACCAAAGTTGGAACTATCAGCAGCATTACTTCTAGCAGAGATTTTGGATGAGGTTTCGGGTGTAATCGGCAACAAATACGAATGTCACTGCTGGTCCGATTCTATGGTGGTTTTGTCGTGGCTGCGAGATGAGTCGTCAAACTATAACGTATTTGTAAGCAACAGAGTAAGTCGAATTCAAACCCTAACACAAACAATGTCGTGGCATCATGTACCAACCGCTCAAAATCCAGCGGATATTTTATCAAGAGGATCTAGCCCAGAAGAGCTTGTGAATTGTGAGTTATGGAAAAACGGGCCTGCTTTCTTGAACAAAAGTGTGGAACACTGGCCaaagataacaaattttatctcaGATTTGCCTGAGCGTCGTCGTGCCGCCCTAATTTCTTCGACAATGAGAGATTTTGCTATGACTT TCAACTTTGCAGCTGAATATAAAGcattaaaatctaataaaaatgtTCCCCCATCTAGTAAATTGTATTCACTTGCGCCGTTTATGGATTCTGACGGTTTAATTAGAGTTGGCGGACGTTTGCAAAATTCGTATCTTAACTTCGATGCTCAACACCCTATAATTGTTCCCAAACAGCACCCACTAACAGCTTCTATGGTAATGTACTACCATGAAAAATTATTGCACGCAGGACCGCAATGTCTTTTAGCAAATATACGCCAACAATATTGGCCTTTAGGAGGCAGAAAAACCATTAGTATTATCGCTA AGCATGTAATGGGCAGTTTGCCCCATGACAGAGTCCAGCCATCAAGAGCTTTCTTCGTGACAGgcattgatttttgtgggccTTTTTATTACAAGTCCGGGATAAGAAATCGGTCACCTTTGAAATGCTACATCTGcatatttatatgtttttcaacaAAGGCGACACATATGGAGGTGGTAGCCGATTTATCCACCTCATCATTCTTAGCTTCGTTAAGGCGGTTTATATCAATTAGAGGCAAACCAAAAACTATATGGTCAGATAATGCCACTAATTTTGTGGGGgccaaaaatgaattgaaagaaCTTCGACAACTATTCTTCGAGCAAAACAACATTAAGGAAATCGAAAAACAATGTCTAGCTGATGAAATTAATTGGAAGTTTATTCCACCAAGATCGCCGCATTTCGGCGGCCTTTGGGAGGCTGCCGTAAAATCAGCCAAATATCACTTTTACCGCACAGTGGGCCAAACTGTGCTCACATTTGATGAATTGCGAACTCTAGCATGCGAGATATGCGCCGTATTAAATTCCAGgccattgtgccaaatttctgaGGACCCTAACGATTTGGAAGTGCTGACACCTGGACACTTTTTAGTAGGAGCCCCACTTATCACATTTTCGGAACCTGATGTAACTGACTTGAATGTCTGTCGATTGACCAGGTGGCAAAGAGTATGTTATATGCAAcagatattttggaagaaatggaGTTCCTCATATCTAGCATTACTGCAAGAACGGACAAAGTGGatatcaaatcaaaaaaatatttctattggaaatatggttcttataaaagaGGACAACTTACCGCCACTAAAATGGCTTTTAGGTCGAGTGGTGGATGTGGTATCTGGAGGAGATGGTGTAGTTCGTGTAGCGCTAATAAAAACTCTTAATGGCATAATTCGAAGATCTGTAACGAAATTGGCACTGTTGCCCATTGATGACAACTTTGTTGCAATGCACAGCATTCCAACGGGGGGAGGATGTTCAGGCCAACCCATTGTGCAAGCAGACGAAACTCAGTAG